Proteins encoded by one window of Drosophila melanogaster chromosome X:
- the CG43759 gene encoding uncharacterized protein, isoform C, with translation MYPASGSGGGSAATAAKFQNRCGSPQFASDYPHPHPHQHPHQTTSVAVHSAPPGVSGGSIASGGSMSMRHGQRVVASAHQHPSQMTLNHGGMGHNHNHGMGMAMGMGHNHGHAAATLGHPHSHSHNNSSGSSSHGHVGSHLIFPDDMDSIEFCMPAAPSSSSASSQNGLGDQLLLGSSHGEAFTERRRRGHSRRSNHKMDVEQQVKWSRKNIAATMERFEPTPNTQSSSSTSSLDYGFAAGVMTPSGSSATASHGGGASNPSLHVAFNGGGGAVGGGSSAASGASGVSGSGAAAAAAPFNHVYSYAYYEPGAAKCHTNVPAAQGAGPGQGQAHQVQSKSPPRNSIRALLAKSFRSKSSTNHGGQSTSSSPSAEERDRHTYTTRYGTTENLYEEVSDQKIRKVLSDNRIASGSSVGNVKEEQRRVQHNHFRVLDELNLSLEALIMPPTPPDVSPSHAMGADEPSTSMSAGAVGGSAVSSVVAGPTKTAQRPRRGGLLGGAAGAGGTSNSSSASHASLENLSSTLNSMELKDHGHSSCINPEFDEGDLDSGFSGSGSSSGASYNESLRYYKSATPTGPLHHHHNHQQQQAMHHHSLNNNTLPHNLRSCRSSTASGTSTSKSSMASCSEDQGIGMTLAVGGGGGGGGGVGVGGMMTPMHEGSGVVGAGSLSPFNYPRRCSADQQRASGRSMASAVGVGPGVGVAVGGMGGGSMSMSSSSNVALSTGAKPKKNFWTMKP, from the exons ATGTATCCGGCCAGCGGCAGTGGAGGAGGCAGTGCAGCGACCGCTGCTAAGTTCCAGAATCGCTGCGGATCGCCGCAGTTTGCCAGCGACtatccgcatccacatccgcaccAGCATCCGCACCAGACGACATCGGTGGCGGTGCACAGTGCCCCGCCCGGAGTGAGTGGTGGCTCCATAGCCAGCGGTGGGTCCATGTCCATGCGTCACGGCCAGCGGGTGGTGGCCTCAGCCCATCAGCATCCCAGTCAGATGACCCTGAACCACGGCGGTATGGGCCACAACCACAACCACGGCATGGGCATGGCCATGGGAATGGGTCACAATCATGGACATGCAGCGGCCACCTTGGGCCATCCGCACTCGCATtcgcacaacaacagcagcggcagcagcagccacggACATGTGGGCTCGCATCTGATCTTCCCCGACGACATGGACAGCATCGAGTTCTGCATGCCGGCGGCGCCCTCCTCCTCGTCCGCCTCCTCGCAGAACGGTCTCGGCGACCAGTTGCTCTTGGGCAGCAGTCACGGCGAGGCGTTCACGGAGCGCCGAAGGAGGGGTCACAGCCGGCGCAGCAATCACAAGATGGACGTGGAACAGCAG GTTAAGTGGTCTCGCAAGAACATCGCCGCCACCATGGAACGCTTCGAGCCCACGCCCAACACACAGTCCTCGTCGTCCACTTCATCGCTGGACTATGGATTTGCAGCCGGCGTGATGACACCCAGTGGCAGCAGTGCTACGGCCTCGCATGGCGGTGGCGCCTCCAATCCCTCACTGCACGTGGCCTTCAACGGAGGCGGCGGAGCAGTGGGCGGTGGCTCATCCGCGGCATCAGGCGCTAGTGGTGTCAGCGGCTCgggagcagctgcagcggcggcGCCCTTCAACCATGTCTATTCGTATGCTTACTACGAACCGGGGGCAGCCAAGTGTCACACCAACGTGCCTGCCGCCCAAGGAGCTGGTCCTGGACAGGGTCAGGCCCACCAGGTCCAGTCGAAGAGCCCGCCGCGCAACTCGATACGCGCCCTGCTGGCCAAGAGCTTCCGCTCGAAGAGCAGCACCAACCATGGCGGACAGTCCACATCCAGTTCGCCGAGTGCCGAGGAGCGGGATCGCCACACATACACCACTCGCTACGGCACCACCGAGAACCTGTACGAGGAGGTCAGCGATCAGAAGATTCGCAAGGTGCTGTCCGACAACCGGATCGCTAGTGGCTCCAGTGTGGGCAATGTTAAGGAGGAGCAGCGGCGCGTACAGCACAACCATTTTAGGGTGCTCGACGAGCTAAATCTCTCGCTGGAGGCCCTAATAATGCCGCCGACACCGCCGGACGTCAGTCCCAGTCACGCCATGGGCGCCGATGAGCCAAGCACCTCGATGTCCGCTGGTGCAGTGGGTGGATCGGCGGTGTCCAGCGTGGTGGCGGGACCAACGAAGACCGCCCAGAGACCCAGACGCGGCGGCCTCCTGGGCGGTGCGGCTGGTGCAGGGGGCACCTCGAACTCGAGCTCCGCCTCGCACGCCAGCCTGGAGAACCTATCGAGCACCCTGAACAGCATGGAGCTCAAGGATCATGGCCACAGTAGCTGCATTAATCCGGAGTTCGATGAGGGCGACCTTGACTCCGGCTTcagtggcagcggcagcagcagcggcgccAGCTACAACGAGAGTCTGCGGTACTACAAGtccgccacgcccaccggaCCGCTGCACCACCATCAcaaccaccagcagcaacaggcgaTGCACCATCACAGCCTGAACAACAACACGTTGCCGCACAACCTGCGCAGCTGTCGATCCTCCACGGCCTCGGGCACTTCCACATCGAAAAGCAGCATGGCCAGCTGCAGCGAGGATCAGGGCATTGGCATGACCTTGGCTgtgggcggcggcggcggtggtggtggtggtgttggtgttggcGGCATGATGACGCCCATGCACGAGGGATCCGGCGTCGTGGGCGCCGGTTCCTTGTCGCCCTTCAACTATCCACGCCGCTGCTCGGCGGACCAGCAGCGCGCTTCGGGCAGATCGATGGCCTCCGCCGTGGGCGTTGGACccggtgtgggcgtggccgttgGCGGCATGGGCGGCGGCAGCATGAgcatgagcagcagcagcaacgtgGCCCTGTCCACGGGCGCGAAACCCAAGAAGAACTTCTGGACCATGAAACCGTGA